From the Malus domestica chromosome 17, GDT2T_hap1 genome, one window contains:
- the LOC103404906 gene encoding transcription factor MYB4-like: protein MVRAPFYDKNGQKKGAWSPEEDNMLKAYVDKHGHKNWRALPKLAGLARCGKSCRLRWTNYLQPGVKRGNYSQEENNLIIKLHEEFGNKWSMIAAKLPGRTDNDIKNHWHTYFKKLTKQNSTALSQTTEQSSDAPSVTSQNTELGAQSAPKHDNNGHQILESSPLSPETFSSGHSLSSNINHGHDQPIVSYFSAEDGTLASSETILDKSSGDFWTEPFQPDNMMNDVQSEYYPITYLREEGILSSPFLTFYDTHDGMDWFHHVMPTLQDNYLINDADYLR from the exons ATGGTGAGAGCGCCCTTCTATGACAAAAATGGGCAAAAGAAAGGAGCATGGAGTCCTGAAGAAGACAATATGTTAAAAGCTTATGTTGATAAGCACGGTCACAAGAACTGGCGTGCACTTCCCAAACTTGCTG GTTTAGCAAGGTGTGGTAAAAGTTGCAGACTAAGATGGACGAACTATCTTCAACCGGGTGTAAAACGGGGAAACTACTCTCAAGAAGAAAACAATTTGATCATCAAATTACATGAAGAATTCGGGAATAA ATGGTCAATGATTGCTGCTAAATTACCAGGAAGAACAGACAATGATATTAAAAATCATTGGCATACCTATTTTAAGAAGCTCACAAAGCAAAATTCAACAGCACTATCTCAAACGACAGAGCAATCAAGTGATGCCCCATCAGTAACTAGCCAAAATACAGAATTGGGAGCTCAAAGTGCTCCTAAACATGATAATAATGGTCACCAAATTTTGGAGAGCTCTCCGTTGTCCCCTGAAACATTTTCCAGTGGCCACTCCTTGAGCTCCAACATAAATCATGGACATGATCAACCTATCGTGAGTTATTTCTCTGCTGAAGATGGTACTCTAGCTTCATCAGAAACAATATTAGACAAATCGAGTGGAGATTTTTGGACCGAACCATTTCAGCCGGACAATATGATGAATGACGTCCAAAGTGAGTACTATCCAATTACATACCTGAGGGAGGAGGGAATTTTATCATCACCATTTTTAACGTTCTACGATACTCATGATGGTATGGATTGGTTCCACCATGTGATGCCAACATTGCAAgacaattatttaattaatgatGCAGACTACTTAAGATAA
- the LOC103404761 gene encoding transcription factor MYB4-like, with the protein MVRTPCRDENGMKKGTWTPDEDRKLIAYVTRYGCWNWRQLPKFAGLSRCGKSCRLRWMNYLRPNIKRGNYSTEEEETIVKLHEKLGNRWSAIAAQLPGRTDNEIKNHWHTNLKKRTNNKQCNSSFSSSATNTEETPSYSSLEAAVDQPIKKAIFPNAESTVTPQVTQKTDDRVDNSSQLSPSPQPSSSEVSSMSADNNWVNYVEDINVTSMEAYADSQFIDDFWTEPFLADNSYIPSGFYTPLMDSEFVYPLFGGDFL; encoded by the exons ATGGTTAGAACTCCTTGCCGCGATGAAAATGGAATGAAGAAAGGTACGTGGACACCTGATGAAGACAGGAAGCTAATTGCTTATGTCACCAGGTATGGCTGCTGGAATTGGCGCCAACTTCCCAAATTTGCAG GTTTGTCGAGGTGTGGGAAGAGTTGCAGACTGCGGTGGATGAATTATTTGAGGCCAAACATCAAGAGAGGAAACTACAGCACGGAAGAAGAGGAAACTATTGTCAAATTACACGAAAAATTGGGGAATAG ATGGTCTGCTATAGCAGCTCAGCTACCAGGAAGAACGGACAATGAGATCAAAAATCACTGGCATACAAACCTCAAGAAGCGCACGAATAATAAACAGTGCAACTCATCATTTTCATCATCAGCCACAAATACTGAAGAAACTCCCAGTTACTCAAGCCTTGAAGCAGCAGTGGATCAACCAATTAAGAAAGCTATTTTTCCAAATGCAGAAAGTACCGTTACCCCTCAAGTAACCCAAAAAACTGATGATCGTGTTGATAATAGCTCCCAACTTTCGCCGTCTCCACAACCGTCATCGAGTGAAGTCTCATCCATGAGTGCAGATAATAATTGGGTTAATTATGTGGAAGACATCAATGTTACTTCCATGGAAGCATATGCAGATAGTCAGTTCATCGATGATTTCTGGACCGAGCCTTTTTTGGCTGATAATTCCTACATTCCAAGTGGGTTTTACACGCCCTTGATGGATTCTGAGTTTGTGTATCCACTATTTGGTGGAGATTTCTTGTAA